From Rhizobium sp. NZLR1, a single genomic window includes:
- a CDS encoding cold-shock protein produces MATKGTVKFFNQDKGFGFITPDGGAKDVFVHISALQASGIQSLREGQQVTFDTEPDRMGKGPKAVNISAS; encoded by the coding sequence ATGGCCACCAAGGGCACCGTAAAATTCTTCAACCAGGACAAGGGTTTTGGTTTCATCACGCCGGACGGCGGCGCAAAGGACGTTTTCGTCCATATCTCTGCGCTGCAGGCTTCTGGCATCCAGTCGCTGCGCGAAGGCCAGCAGGTTACCTTCGACACCGAGCCGGACCGCATGGGCAAGGGCCCGAAGGCCGTCAACATCTCGGCTTCGTAA
- the dusA gene encoding tRNA dihydrouridine(20/20a) synthase DusA yields the protein MTQKSPIFAVAPMIDWTDRHCRYFHRQISRQALLYTEMVVADAIIHGPRDRLLGHDAAEHPLALQLGGSDPAKLAEAVKIAEPYGYDEINLNVGCPSDRVQSGTFGACLMLTPETVAECVGAMKAAATVPVTVKCRIGVDEQEPEQALPALITRVLDAGADAIWIHARKAWLKGLSPKENREIPPLDYDIVYRMKQRWPDIFIGINGGIRTLDEAAAHLEHVDGVMLGRAAYQNAAILSEIDQRFFGAPAGEPDWEALRDRMMAYAERHIAAGGRLQHVARHMVGLFTGLPGARRYRQILSTDAAKSGAGPEVLAAAFAAVDFSGTEQEAVSA from the coding sequence ATGACGCAGAAGAGCCCGATTTTTGCGGTCGCCCCGATGATCGATTGGACGGATCGGCATTGCCGCTATTTCCATCGCCAGATCAGCCGGCAGGCGCTGCTCTATACCGAGATGGTGGTGGCCGATGCGATCATCCACGGTCCGCGCGACCGGCTGCTCGGCCATGACGCCGCGGAACATCCGCTGGCGCTGCAACTCGGCGGATCGGACCCGGCCAAGCTTGCCGAGGCGGTGAAGATCGCCGAACCCTACGGCTACGACGAGATCAATCTCAATGTCGGCTGCCCCTCCGACCGCGTGCAGTCGGGCACCTTCGGCGCCTGCCTGATGCTGACGCCGGAGACGGTGGCCGAATGCGTCGGGGCGATGAAGGCGGCAGCGACCGTGCCGGTGACAGTGAAATGCCGGATCGGCGTCGACGAGCAGGAGCCGGAACAGGCGCTGCCGGCGCTGATCACCCGCGTTCTAGATGCCGGCGCCGACGCAATCTGGATCCATGCCCGCAAGGCCTGGCTGAAGGGCCTGAGCCCGAAGGAGAACCGCGAGATCCCGCCGCTCGACTACGACATTGTCTATCGGATGAAGCAGCGCTGGCCCGACATCTTCATCGGCATCAACGGCGGCATCCGCACGCTTGATGAAGCCGCCGCCCATCTCGAACATGTCGACGGCGTCATGCTGGGCCGGGCCGCCTACCAGAACGCCGCGATCCTTTCCGAAATCGACCAGCGCTTCTTCGGCGCGCCGGCGGGCGAACCGGATTGGGAAGCGCTGCGTGATCGGATGATGGCCTATGCCGAACGCCACATCGCGGCCGGCGGCCGGCTGCAGCACGTGGCCCGCCATATGGTCGGCCTCTTCACCGGCCTGCCCGGCGCCAGGCGCTACCGCCAGATCCTGTCGACCGATGCAGCCAAGAGCGGCGCCGGGCCGGAGGTGCTGGCGGCGGCCTTTGCGGCTGTCGATTTTTCAGGGACGGAGCAGGAGGCGGTCAGCGCCTGA